A stretch of the Thiomicrorhabdus indica genome encodes the following:
- a CDS encoding methyl-accepting chemotaxis protein — MSAIFVSALSINTLFSFGLTLFLLNQAEPNWIWLIIPVMIFATWLSLSFFYRKLAEQQERFCQQLISGQEVKEPLGLSPLLEAFVNKPDASEVLQDFISKLSSGSCSVDIQQWQGVSEEVVKQAEHYLTQNSRANEVMTEVIESVKSADFGTQLSLKRAQNELDKAHDLMETIRQEVVKLKQQGASRQAVIDLMDAHLKKHPEFETIWCGWEPNAYDGRDDQYRSKSGCDKDGRFLPICIFSETQPVVELLVDYEVPGLGDFYLLPKNNKTPQIIEPYVYSVGGEELLLTTYSMPILDNGEVIGVVGVDISLMSKLQSLSEDLPPQATKTVEKSVQAMLTLKGALAEVSRVLFYMSNGEFGNHRIERDLPGDLNGFKDMVNQSISDLQVAFEEINLTMHAFSNGDLTQTIQGDYQGDLHTLKLDINQAVNNLHVIISQAAVTSSEVVESIQTMEKDNQTLNGRTQQQAASIEETAASMEELMQTIRNTAEESTVATQLGEKTKNHVERGSEIVDQTLSAMNQISEASQKIADIVQLIESIAFQTNLLALNASVESARAGEHGRGFAVVAGEVRALAQRSAEASNQIKQLVGQNLSMVEQGQKLTDESANSFHEINQNIMQLVNIVTQISAAASQEMNSVEQVNQAISQLDQFTQENAALSDQTAQLSHSMTERANELSSAISSIRL, encoded by the coding sequence TAATCATTCCTGTGATGATTTTTGCAACATGGCTGTCACTCAGCTTTTTTTATCGAAAGTTAGCTGAACAGCAAGAACGCTTTTGCCAACAGTTAATCTCTGGGCAGGAGGTCAAAGAGCCTTTGGGTTTGTCGCCATTGCTAGAAGCGTTTGTTAACAAGCCAGATGCATCTGAAGTTTTACAGGATTTTATTTCAAAGCTTTCTTCGGGGAGTTGCAGTGTGGATATTCAGCAATGGCAGGGAGTGTCGGAAGAGGTGGTTAAGCAAGCCGAACATTATCTGACCCAAAATTCACGTGCAAATGAAGTGATGACAGAAGTCATTGAATCGGTTAAATCGGCTGATTTTGGAACCCAGTTAAGCTTGAAGCGAGCGCAAAATGAATTGGATAAAGCTCATGATTTAATGGAAACCATTCGTCAGGAGGTGGTCAAACTTAAACAGCAGGGAGCTTCTCGACAAGCAGTGATAGATTTAATGGATGCGCATTTGAAAAAACATCCTGAATTTGAAACCATCTGGTGTGGCTGGGAACCTAACGCCTACGATGGCCGAGATGATCAATATCGTTCAAAGTCTGGGTGTGATAAAGACGGGCGATTTTTGCCAATTTGTATTTTTTCAGAAACTCAACCCGTTGTTGAACTTTTGGTGGATTATGAAGTACCAGGCCTAGGAGACTTTTATTTATTGCCGAAAAATAATAAAACACCTCAAATTATTGAGCCTTATGTGTATTCGGTTGGTGGTGAAGAGTTACTGCTTACGACTTATTCCATGCCAATCTTAGACAATGGTGAAGTAATTGGCGTGGTTGGTGTGGATATCTCATTAATGAGCAAGTTACAAAGCTTGTCGGAGGATTTGCCACCGCAAGCGACAAAAACGGTAGAAAAAAGTGTTCAAGCAATGTTGACCTTGAAAGGTGCATTAGCTGAGGTAAGTCGAGTGCTCTTTTATATGTCTAATGGCGAGTTTGGAAATCATCGGATTGAGCGTGACTTACCTGGGGATTTAAACGGGTTTAAGGATATGGTGAATCAATCAATTTCCGATTTGCAGGTCGCTTTTGAAGAAATTAATTTAACTATGCATGCGTTTTCGAATGGTGATTTAACTCAAACTATTCAAGGGGACTACCAAGGGGATTTGCATACTCTTAAATTGGATATTAACCAAGCGGTTAATAATTTGCATGTGATTATCTCTCAGGCTGCTGTCACCAGTTCAGAGGTGGTAGAAAGCATTCAAACCATGGAAAAAGATAATCAAACTTTGAACGGGCGCACCCAGCAGCAAGCGGCTTCGATAGAGGAAACTGCCGCTAGTATGGAAGAGTTGATGCAGACTATTCGCAATACCGCTGAAGAATCTACTGTGGCAACGCAATTAGGTGAAAAAACAAAAAATCATGTTGAACGAGGGTCGGAAATTGTCGATCAAACTCTGTCAGCAATGAATCAAATCAGCGAAGCCAGCCAAAAAATTGCCGATATTGTTCAGTTGATTGAGAGTATTGCTTTTCAAACCAATTTGCTGGCATTGAATGCTTCTGTAGAATCGGCTCGAGCTGGTGAGCATGGCCGAGGTTTTGCAGTGGTTGCAGGCGAAGTAAGAGCTTTGGCACAAAGATCGGCCGAAGCATCTAATCAAATAAAGCAATTGGTAGGACAAAATCTATCCATGGTGGAGCAGGGGCAAAAACTTACCGATGAATCGGCGAACTCTTTCCACGAAATCAATCAAAATATCATGCAGCTTGTAAATATTGTTACACAAATCAGTGCGGCAGCTTCTCAGGAAATGAACAGTGTCGAGCAGGTTAACCAAGCCATTTCTCAATTGGATCAGTTCACTCAAGAGAATGCGGCTTTGTCCGATCAAACGGCACAATTAAGCCACTCAATGACGGAAAGGGCCAATGAATTAAGTTCGGCGATTTCGTCGATTCGTTTATAA
- a CDS encoding HugZ family protein: MSKLSLNEIHTEFHTFIDDKYSVILGTINNDGTPEASYAPVLRINHRFYVYVSELSKHTGNLLATLQASLLFIEDETTSKQIFARQRATLKTKVKPIERNSDLWEVILDSFEEKFGPMIPMLRPLEDFHLFEFASEEAGYVRGFAQAYRLVGQELSEVTHKNDRGHGRAKQTE, encoded by the coding sequence ATGTCAAAACTATCACTCAATGAAATACATACCGAATTTCATACGTTTATTGATGATAAATACAGTGTCATCCTAGGAACCATAAATAACGATGGGACTCCGGAGGCAAGTTATGCACCTGTTCTGCGAATCAATCATCGCTTCTATGTTTACGTATCTGAATTATCGAAGCACACTGGAAATTTATTGGCTACCTTACAAGCCAGCCTCTTATTTATAGAAGATGAGACCACCAGCAAACAGATCTTTGCCAGACAACGAGCTACGTTAAAAACAAAAGTGAAACCCATTGAAAGAAACAGTGATTTATGGGAAGTCATATTGGACAGTTTTGAAGAAAAGTTTGGCCCAATGATTCCGATGCTTAGGCCATTAGAGGATTTTCATCTATTTGAATTCGCCTCAGAAGAGGCTGGATATGTTCGAGGATTTGCACAAGCTTATCGTCTTGTTGGACAAGAGCTTTCGGAAGTCACTCACAAAAACGATCGTGGGCATGGTCGAGCTAAACAGACTGAGTGA